The genomic region CGGAACGCCGCGATGGCCTCGGAGGTGAGGTCGCGGACGGCGGCGCCGACGCGCGGGGTCGCCTTGCCGAACTTGGCGCCGATCACCTTGAAGTTGGGCCGCGCGCTGAAGGTGACCAGCTCCTCCGCGCGGCCCATGAACGCCACTTCCTTGACGTTCAGCTCGTCGCGCAGGATGGCGAGGAGCTCCTCGTCCGCGCGCACACCGGCGGGCACGACGCAGTAGACCCTGTCCAGCGGCTGGCGCACGCGGATCGACACCGTCTCGCGCGCGGCGCGGCCCAGGGTGCTGAGCACGCGCACGGCTTCCATCCCGCGCTCCAGATCAGCGTCGATGCGGGCCGCGTCGGCCACCGGGTAGTCGGCCAGGTGCACGCTGGCGTCGTCGCAGAGCGCGCGGTGCAGCCAGTCGGCCAAAAAGGGCGCGACGGGGGCCATCATCCGCGTGACGGTGACCAGCGCCTCGTGCAGCGTGGCGAAGGCGGCGCGGGTGTCGGCGCGGTCGGCGCTGCCCCAGAAGCGGTCGCGAGACCGGCGGACGTACCAGTTGGACAGGTCGTCCACCACGAAGTCCGCGATTGCGCGCACCGCATGCGTCAGGTTGTACCCCTCCATGTGCGCGCCCACCGCCGCCGTGACCGACGACAGCCGCGACAGGAGCCAGCGGTCGAGCACGGATCGATCCGCCGCCCTGGGATCATCGCCGCCCGGCGTCCAGCCTTCCAGGTCGGCGTAGAGCGCAAAGAAGCGGTACGTCTGGCGCAGCGTGTCGAACGTCTTGCGCTGCACCTCCTTGACGCCCTCCGGATCGAACCGCTTGGGGATCCAGGGGTGCGACGAGGTGAGGATGTACCAGCGCACCGCGTCCGCGCCGAACTGCTCGATCGCCTCCCACGGGTTCACGATGTTGCCGCGGGACTTGGACATCTTGAGCCCCTCCGCGTCCAGCACCATGTCGTTGACGATCACGTTGCGGAACGACGGCCCGCGTCCAAGCATCGTGGAGATGGCGAGGAGCGAGTAGAACCACCCGCGCGTCTGGTCCACCCCCTCGCAGATGAAGTCCGCGGGGAACTGCGCCTCGAACGTCTTCTGGTTCTCGAACGGGAAGTGGTGCTGCGCAAAGGGCATGGCACCCGAATCGAACCACACGTCCACCACCTCCGGCGTGCGGCGCATGGTGCCGGCGCACTGCGCGCAGGGCCACGCCAGATCGTCCACGTACGGGCGGTGCGGGTCCGGCAGCTCCGCGAGCCCCGTGCGCTCGCGCAGCTCGTCGAAGCCGCCCACGAACTCCAGGTGCGACGGGTGCTCGTCGCACACCCAGAAGGGGAGCGGCGTGCCCCAGTAGCGGGTGCGCGAGATGGCCCAGTCCACGTTGTTCTCCAGCCACTCGCCGAAGCGCCCGCTCCCCACCTCGGGCGGGAACCAGCGGATCTCGGCGTTGTTGGAGATCAGCTTGTCGCGCAGCTCGGTGGTGCGGATGAACCACGAGTCTCGCGCCATGTAGAGGAGCGGGCTCTGGCAGCGCCAGCAGTGCGGGTAGCTGTGCTCTTCCCTGGTGCTGCGGAAGACCTGGCCGCGCTTCTTGAGCTCGATGACGAGGTCGGTGTCCGCATCCTTTACGAACTTGCCGCCCACCAGCGGGAGCGACGCGCGGAACGCCCCGCGATCGTCCACCGGCTGCAGCACGGGAAGGCCGTGCTCGCGGCACACCGCGTAGTCGTCCGCGCCGAAGGCGGGGCTCATGTGCACGATCCCCGTGCCGTCGTCGGCCGAGACGAAGCCGGCGGGGAGGACGTGCCATCCGCGCTGCACCTCCTCGTCCGCGAACGCCGTCAGCTCCACCCAGTCGAACGGACGGCGGTAGCGCAGCCCCACAATCTCCGACGCCGGGAAGGTGCGCAGCACGCTCGCTTCCGCCCCGAACAGCGCCGGCACGCGCGCGGCGACGAGGACCAGCGTGCGGCCCTCCCAATCGACTTCCGCGTACTCCAGCTCCGGGTTGACGGCGAGCGCCACGTTGGAGACCAGCGTCCATGGCGTCGTGGTCCACACCAGGAACTCGCGCCCGTCCTCAGTGCCGTCCGCCTTCAGGATCGGCAGGGTGACGTAGAGCGACGGGTCCTTTACGTCCTTGTAGCCGAGCGCGACCTCGTGGCTGGAGAGGCCGGTGCCGCAGCGCGGGCAGTACGGCAGGATCTTGTGGCCGCGGTAAACCAGCCCGCGGTCGGCGATCTGCTTCAGCAGCCACCAGACCGACTCGATGTACTCCGGCTGGTAGGTGACGTACGGCCGCGAGTAGTCCAGCCAGTAGCCGATGCGTGCGGAGAAGCGCTCCCACTCGTCGGTGTAGGTGAGCACGCTCTCGCGGCACACCTCGTTGAAGCGCGCGATCCCGATCTCCTCGATCTGCTTCTTGCCGCTGATCCCCAGCCGCTTCTCCGCCTCGATCTCCACGGGAAGGCCGTGCGTGTCCCACCCCGCGATGCGCGGAACGTGGCGCCCCTGCATGGTGCGGAAGCGCGCGACGGCGTCCTTGATGGCGCGCGAGAAGACGTGGTGGATCCCGGGGCGCCCGTTGGCGGTGGGCGGGCCCTCGTAGAAGACGAAGGGCTTGCCGTCGCGGGTGCGCTCCAGGCTCTGGCGAAAGGTGTCTTCCGCCTGCCAGCGGCTCAGGATCTCCTCTTCGAGCGCCGTGGTGGACGCGG from Longimicrobium sp. harbors:
- the ileS gene encoding isoleucine--tRNA ligase codes for the protein MKKHPELPASTTALEEEILSRWQAEDTFRQSLERTRDGKPFVFYEGPPTANGRPGIHHVFSRAIKDAVARFRTMQGRHVPRIAGWDTHGLPVEIEAEKRLGISGKKQIEEIGIARFNEVCRESVLTYTDEWERFSARIGYWLDYSRPYVTYQPEYIESVWWLLKQIADRGLVYRGHKILPYCPRCGTGLSSHEVALGYKDVKDPSLYVTLPILKADGTEDGREFLVWTTTPWTLVSNVALAVNPELEYAEVDWEGRTLVLVAARVPALFGAEASVLRTFPASEIVGLRYRRPFDWVELTAFADEEVQRGWHVLPAGFVSADDGTGIVHMSPAFGADDYAVCREHGLPVLQPVDDRGAFRASLPLVGGKFVKDADTDLVIELKKRGQVFRSTREEHSYPHCWRCQSPLLYMARDSWFIRTTELRDKLISNNAEIRWFPPEVGSGRFGEWLENNVDWAISRTRYWGTPLPFWVCDEHPSHLEFVGGFDELRERTGLAELPDPHRPYVDDLAWPCAQCAGTMRRTPEVVDVWFDSGAMPFAQHHFPFENQKTFEAQFPADFICEGVDQTRGWFYSLLAISTMLGRGPSFRNVIVNDMVLDAEGLKMSKSRGNIVNPWEAIEQFGADAVRWYILTSSHPWIPKRFDPEGVKEVQRKTFDTLRQTYRFFALYADLEGWTPGGDDPRAADRSVLDRWLLSRLSSVTAAVGAHMEGYNLTHAVRAIADFVVDDLSNWYVRRSRDRFWGSADRADTRAAFATLHEALVTVTRMMAPVAPFLADWLHRALCDDASVHLADYPVADAARIDADLERGMEAVRVLSTLGRAARETVSIRVRQPLDRVYCVVPAGVRADEELLAILRDELNVKEVAFMGRAEELVTFSARPNFKVIGAKFGKATPRVGAAVRDLTSEAIAAFRGGAPLTVQADGETYTLSGDELDVVQGAKGDFVVQAEGGYTLALDPTLTPELRAEGLAREVVNRVQKLRKDTGLEVSDRIRLGVFGGAELTEAVERFRALVAGETLAVEVETGPEPRADGYEAVREVDLDGVTAAIALVRVAPTQS